From Calothrix sp. PCC 6303, a single genomic window includes:
- the pyrE gene encoding orotate phosphoribosyltransferase yields the protein MSYPAENLSLSNIWAVSTDTSTLRTNLLDLICQEAYGEGNFTLSSGQPSSYYINCKPVTLNPLGAVAVGRLILKMLSDDTEAVAGLTLGADPIVSAVSVVSTYENRPIPGLIIRKESKGHGTQAYIEGPILPSGAKIVVLEDVVTTGQSAMKAVTRLRDAGYTVDEVISLVDRKQGGAEFYQSQGLKFNVVYEIEEIQRRYSLKD from the coding sequence ATGAGTTATCCCGCTGAAAACCTTTCCCTGTCCAATATTTGGGCTGTTAGTACGGACACAAGTACATTGCGTACCAATTTATTGGATTTGATTTGTCAAGAGGCTTACGGAGAAGGCAATTTTACCCTTTCTTCTGGTCAACCTAGTAGCTATTACATTAACTGTAAGCCAGTCACATTGAATCCTCTAGGTGCTGTGGCAGTTGGTCGTTTAATTTTAAAGATGTTAAGTGATGATACTGAAGCTGTCGCTGGGTTAACGTTGGGTGCAGACCCGATAGTCAGTGCTGTGAGTGTTGTTTCGACATACGAAAATCGTCCAATTCCAGGTTTAATTATCCGTAAAGAGTCAAAGGGTCATGGAACACAAGCTTATATTGAGGGACCAATTTTACCATCTGGTGCCAAAATTGTAGTTTTGGAGGATGTTGTCACCACTGGACAATCGGCAATGAAGGCTGTGACAAGATTGAGAGACGCAGGTTATACGGTAGATGAAGTAATTTCACTGGTAGATAGAAAACAAGGTGGGGCAGAATTTTATCAATCCCAGGGGTTAAAATTTAACGTGGTGTATGAAATTGAGGAA